The Benincasa hispida cultivar B227 chromosome 9, ASM972705v1, whole genome shotgun sequence genome has a segment encoding these proteins:
- the LOC120085321 gene encoding agamous-like MADS-box protein AP3 produces the protein MARGKIQIKRIENPTNRQVTYSKRRNGLFKKANELTVLCDAKVSIIMFSSTGKLHEYISPATSTKELFDQYQKTLGVDLWVSHYERMQENLKKLKDVHRNLRRQIKQRMGECMNDLSFEELRCLEQDMDNAVRIIRERKYRVITNQIETHKKKLKSVGDIHKRLLQEFDIATEEDPHYGLVDNGGVGVGIGDYDSIMGFSGGGHPRIFALRLQPNHNDNHNHPNIHVHHPPPSDLTTYPLLE, from the exons atggCTCGTGGGAAGATCCAGATCAAGAGAATCGAAAACCCTACAAACAGGCAAGTCACTTACTCCAAGCGACGCAACGGCCTCTTCAAGAAAGCCAACGAACTCACCGTTCTCTGCGATGCCAAAGTCTCCATTATCATGTTCTCCAGCACTGGAAAACTCCATGAGTATATCAGCCCTGCCACTTC GACCAAGGAGCTTTTTGATCAGTACCAGAAGACTTTAGGCGTTGATTTATGGGTCTCTCACTATGAG AGAATGCAAGAGAATCTCAAGAAGCTCAAAGATGTGCATCGAAATCTCCGGAGGCAGATTAA GCAGAGGATGGGGGAATGTATGAATGATCTGAGCTTTGAAGAACTGCGCTGTCTCGAACAAGATATGGATAACGCTGTCAGGATCATCCGTGAACGCAAG TATCGGGTGATAACAAACCAGATTGAAACGCACAAGAAGAAG TTAAAGAGCGTAGGAGATATACACAAGAGGCTTCTCCAGGAGTTT GACATTGCAACAGAGGAAGATCCACATTATGGGCTTGTAGACAATggaggagtaggagtaggaataGGAGATTATGATTCAATTATGGGGTTCTCAGGCGGTGGGCATCCTCGCATATTCGCATTGCGACTCCAGCCTAACCACAACGACAACCACAACCATCCCAACATTCACGTTCATCATCCTCCCCCTTCAGATCTCACTACCTATCCACTCCTCGAGTAG